Proteins encoded by one window of Erythrobacter sp.:
- a CDS encoding PepSY domain-containing protein codes for MRKWHRWMSVFFAVVMIWVAITGLLHYAVVWWPAGEPTAAAIAATQPPPGFTCPEGWRCMAPRPDAGNPLGEYLGLFHHLHAGTEGGIWGEIIVMLSGLALVFFTVSGMWMYLRMWGNRQSKGLKGGLFWK; via the coding sequence ATGCGCAAGTGGCACCGCTGGATGAGCGTCTTTTTCGCCGTGGTGATGATCTGGGTCGCGATCACCGGGCTGCTGCATTACGCCGTGGTGTGGTGGCCTGCGGGCGAGCCGACGGCGGCCGCCATTGCCGCCACCCAGCCGCCGCCCGGCTTTACCTGCCCCGAAGGGTGGCGCTGCATGGCGCCGCGCCCGGACGCCGGCAATCCGCTGGGCGAATATCTCGGCCTGTTCCACCACCTCCATGCCGGCACCGAGGGCGGAATCTGGGGCGAGATCATTGTCATGCTATCGGGCCTCGCGCTGGTGTTCTTCACCGTCTCTGGCATGTGGATGTACCTGCGCATGTGGGGCAACCGCCAGTCCAAGGGGCTGAAAGGCGGGCTGTTCTGGAAATAG
- a CDS encoding arylamine N-acetyltransferase: protein MQTERQLPAYLSRIGLAQAPLPDAASLARVQAAHRQTIPFENLAIRAGGSVACDSEAVFAKLVTARRGGFCFEHNRLLADMLAAMGFDVRLLLARVLLGEPAELPPRTHCLVLVQIDGAPWIADAGFGGAYAPPMPLIDGAEAESGDGARHRLRRIGEEGTLPGSWLLERLGPLHATDGRARSESAWEKQFAFDLGQVAQADMALGCHWAATHPMSRFTQVTVASLCLATGFASLVDRELSLGQAGCEPVKRTIADVADYRTTLAQQFGLDLAAQDINRLPLFTGEC, encoded by the coding sequence ATGCAAACCGAGCGACAACTCCCGGCTTATCTCTCCCGCATCGGTTTGGCGCAGGCCCCTTTGCCCGATGCCGCCAGCCTTGCCCGCGTGCAGGCGGCCCATCGGCAGACGATCCCGTTCGAGAACCTTGCCATTCGCGCGGGCGGAAGTGTGGCCTGCGATAGCGAAGCGGTGTTCGCCAAGCTGGTCACCGCCCGGCGCGGCGGGTTCTGCTTCGAACACAATCGTTTGCTGGCGGACATGCTGGCCGCGATGGGTTTCGATGTGCGGCTGCTGCTCGCCCGCGTGCTGCTCGGCGAGCCCGCGGAACTTCCCCCGCGCACCCACTGCCTGGTGCTGGTGCAGATCGACGGCGCCCCATGGATCGCCGATGCCGGGTTTGGCGGCGCCTATGCCCCGCCGATGCCGCTGATCGACGGAGCCGAAGCAGAGAGCGGCGACGGCGCGCGCCACCGGCTGCGGCGGATCGGCGAAGAGGGTACGCTGCCCGGCTCGTGGCTGCTCGAGCGGCTGGGGCCGCTCCATGCCACCGATGGCCGCGCGCGTAGTGAAAGCGCGTGGGAAAAGCAGTTCGCCTTCGATCTTGGGCAGGTGGCACAGGCAGACATGGCGCTCGGCTGCCACTGGGCCGCCACCCATCCCATGTCGCGCTTCACGCAGGTGACGGTAGCGAGCCTGTGTCTGGCCACGGGCTTCGCTAGCCTGGTCGATCGCGAGCTTTCCCTCGGGCAGGCTGGATGCGAGCCGGTGAAGCGCACGATTGCCGATGTTGCCGATTACCGCACAACGCTGGCGCAGCAATTCGGGCTCGATCTCGCCGCGCAGGACATCAACCGCCTGCCGCTCTTCACTGGCGAGTGTTAG
- a CDS encoding ribonucleoside-diphosphate reductase subunit alpha gives MEFSANDRQSMSPDQSHVSSVGNDPVEPSKAVSMDTKDMASEALVAQASAGALAAVATAAAASKSDSKTIQARRFDVQTDSSRDANLTDFGRETLKDRYLLPGESYQDLFARVADAYADDAEHAQRLYDYISNLWFMPATPVLSNGGTTRGLPISCYLNSVSDSLDGIVGTWNENVWLASKGGGIGTYWGNVRGIGEPVGLNGKTSGIIPFVRVMDSLTLAISQGSLRRGSAACYIDVHHPEIEEFLEIRKPSGDFNRKALNLHHGVLLTDKFMEAVRAGESFDLLSPKDGSVRKTVDARALFQKLVETRLATGEPYIVFSDTVNRMMPKHHRDLGLKVSTSNLCSEITLPTGIDHLGNDRTAVCCLSSLNLEKWEEWEGDKQFIEDVMRFLDNVLQDYIDRAPEEMARAKYSAMRERSVGMGVMGFHSFLQMKGIGFESTMAKVWNLKMFKHISAKADEASMMLAKERGPCPDAEDMGAMERFSCKMAIAPTASISIICGGTSACIEPIPANIYTHKTLSGSFVVKNPYLEKILDKKSKNSTTVWNSILEKGGSVQHLDFLSDEEKAAYKTSFEIDQRWLLEFAADRAPFIDQAQSLNLFIPADVDKWDLAMLHFQAWEKGIKSLYYLRSKSVQRAGFAGGVEADNTAEAAVYELPTTDYDECLACQ, from the coding sequence ATGGAATTTTCAGCGAATGATCGCCAATCAATGTCACCTGATCAGTCGCATGTAAGCTCCGTCGGTAATGATCCTGTGGAGCCTTCAAAGGCAGTAAGCATGGATACCAAGGATATGGCTTCGGAAGCGCTGGTGGCGCAGGCGAGCGCCGGGGCGCTGGCGGCAGTCGCCACGGCGGCGGCAGCATCGAAGAGTGATTCCAAGACCATCCAGGCCCGCCGGTTCGACGTGCAGACCGATTCGTCGCGTGACGCCAATCTCACCGATTTCGGCCGTGAAACGCTCAAGGACCGCTACCTGCTTCCGGGCGAGTCCTATCAGGATCTGTTCGCCCGCGTCGCCGATGCCTATGCCGACGATGCCGAACACGCGCAGCGGCTCTACGACTACATTTCCAACCTCTGGTTCATGCCCGCCACTCCGGTGCTGTCCAATGGCGGCACCACCCGCGGGCTACCGATTTCGTGCTACCTGAACTCGGTCAGCGACAGCCTCGACGGCATCGTCGGCACCTGGAACGAGAACGTCTGGCTCGCCAGCAAGGGCGGCGGCATCGGCACCTACTGGGGCAATGTGCGCGGCATCGGCGAACCGGTGGGGCTGAACGGCAAGACCAGCGGCATCATTCCTTTTGTGCGGGTGATGGACAGCCTGACGCTGGCGATCAGCCAGGGTTCGCTGCGGCGCGGATCGGCCGCCTGCTACATCGACGTGCACCACCCGGAAATCGAGGAATTCCTCGAAATCCGCAAACCCTCCGGCGATTTCAACCGCAAGGCGCTGAACCTGCACCACGGCGTGCTGCTGACCGATAAATTCATGGAAGCGGTGCGCGCCGGGGAGAGCTTCGATCTCCTCAGCCCCAAGGACGGTTCGGTGCGCAAGACGGTGGATGCGCGCGCGCTGTTCCAGAAGCTGGTCGAAACCCGGTTGGCCACGGGCGAGCCCTATATCGTCTTCTCCGACACGGTGAACCGGATGATGCCCAAGCATCACCGCGATCTGGGGCTGAAGGTTTCGACCTCCAACCTGTGCAGCGAAATCACCCTGCCGACTGGGATCGACCACCTCGGCAACGATCGCACCGCGGTCTGCTGCCTGTCCTCGCTCAATCTCGAGAAGTGGGAAGAGTGGGAAGGCGACAAGCAGTTCATCGAGGACGTGATGCGCTTCCTCGACAACGTGCTGCAGGACTATATCGACCGCGCGCCGGAAGAAATGGCCCGCGCCAAGTATTCCGCCATGCGCGAACGTTCGGTCGGCATGGGGGTCATGGGTTTCCACTCGTTCCTGCAGATGAAGGGCATCGGCTTCGAAAGCACGATGGCCAAGGTGTGGAACCTGAAAATGTTCAAGCACATCAGCGCCAAGGCGGACGAGGCGAGCATGATGCTGGCCAAGGAACGCGGCCCCTGCCCCGATGCCGAGGACATGGGCGCGATGGAGCGGTTCAGCTGCAAGATGGCGATCGCACCAACCGCGTCGATCAGCATCATCTGCGGCGGCACCAGCGCCTGTATCGAGCCGATCCCGGCGAACATCTACACCCACAAGACGCTCTCGGGCAGCTTCGTGGTGAAGAACCCCTACCTGGAAAAGATCCTCGACAAGAAGAGCAAGAATTCCACTACCGTGTGGAATTCGATCCTGGAAAAGGGCGGCTCTGTCCAGCACCTCGATTTCCTCAGCGACGAGGAAAAGGCGGCGTACAAGACCAGCTTCGAGATCGACCAGCGCTGGCTGCTCGAATTCGCCGCCGACCGTGCGCCGTTCATCGACCAGGCTCAGTCGTTGAACCTGTTCATCCCGGCGGACGTCGACAAGTGGGATCTGGCGATGCTGCACTTCCAGGCGTGGGAGAAGGGCATCAAATCGCTCTATTACCTGCGTTCGAAGTCGGTCCAGCGCGCCGGGTTTGCGGGCGGGGTGGAAGCGGACAATACTGCCGAAGCTGCGGTCTATGAACTGCCCACGACGGATTATGACGAGTGTCTGGCTTGCCAGTGA